The Rhododendron vialii isolate Sample 1 chromosome 1a, ASM3025357v1 region TCATACATTCCACTAGTTCTTATATCTGCTTGGTTttgtttcaacttttttttttaaaaataaagagatcgAATTTTGCAGATATTATGGAGGCGGCATGAAGCTCTCGTCAGTCTCAGATATGAGGAGAAACTTTGGTTGTAGGAGGTGGATCTAATATATGGGAGATGGGTATAACTTCACTCTTAGTGTGTGATTCAGTCCATAACTACGTTGCTTTCTTTACAATAAATTTTCCTACTTATGTAATCAATGAATCTTTTTGTATCCCCTTCCGGCCTTCCAATCTACGACTGAACTGCTCTCtagtttcaaaataaatggaTTCAAACAATATATATGCAACATAGTACACAAAGGCTAGATATCGTTCTAGCAGACGTAATTACCTGGTACATGTTGGgtgaaaaacaacaaataaatggGGACAAAAATAGACGGGCAAAGTGATTTTTTACACTTACATTGTGCTAGAAGGACAAAAAAGAGAAGGCCAGAAAAAACTAGCGAGAAAGTATTATTCGGAGATACTATTTAGGATCAGAGTATCGCATGCCCAAGTCATTTGAATATGAAGGGCTTGTCATTGACGTCCAAGAAAAAGTGGCAGAACCATCCAATGACGACCAAGACTTAGCATTTAAGTCCATGGAACCCATGACTTCAATAGGTCTTCAATTCAGCGAGTACTGCAGTTTTTGCTCTTCGGAATATTTTTCCTTTAATTGTTTTTAGAAGCCTGAAGGAATATTTTTCCTTTAATTGGTCTCCAGTTCATGTTATATTGTGATTATACTCAGTCGGATTTGTGTGTTGGATTCTAGTAGAGTCGGGCCGTGACGGTGGTGCGTCTTTGCGGGATAACTACGACATGGTAGTGTGCCGTTGGGATTCTTACGTTTTGATGATAGTGAAGAAGAATAGTGGATCAGTTCAAGAATGCTTGTTCATCTAAAGATGGAAAGctcatatttcttttttcattaacTCGTGGTGTGGATGATGGAATATGATGGGTTTGTGATTTTTGAGCCTTAGTTTTCATGAAAAAATTGCAGAAATATTTCATGATAATATATGAAATTGTAAGCTATTTATCATGTTTCTAACCTATTTGTTATGTTCGGGATATTCTACAGTTTTAAAATTTATCGTGCTTACGAATGTTCGTGGGTAGCAAATTTACCTTATTAATTTGCCAAATGTTCACTATATGAAATTTATCATGTTAATCAAAAATGTCATTAGTATTTCCACAAATTTATCATGTGAGGATCCTGAATTTATCATATTTGTCAAAATTGTCATACCGTTGATTAAGaaatatgtaacgccccgaattttgggtacgttaaaaagacaatttcattgaaaacctcaaaatagagtctggctcttattacaacaaaactcccacaagagttcaatatttacacaaatgaagagggttctagggttcctaactacagctcctcctgctcatccatcctagccagctcctcagctccaaaagccttcAAGGTGTACATcataccctgttcatctatgaagtctgacacattataccggcgtcgccacccatataatatgttatggtcaccaaaaggcaacaccgtgagctacaacgctcaatagggaaatccttacccaccaaccttaacttacaagtaaggttataataaaacatcgatttccacatgatacgtatatacacagttaacaatgacacatccacattcgttaatcatctatcgtaggtgtccatgattctctttgtttctcctacgGGACTCATTGTAGatcgtgtcaacattttcacatttcaaatcatcctttcaaaaatcatttgcattggctccgtaccgcggataaccaagctttcaaaatcatttgcattggctccgtaccgcggataaccaagccacaccctttcaaaatcatttgcattggctccgtaccgcggataaccaagctacacacccaacctcggttccgccgcgccgggttcccgagtatcctcacaatggttccgccgcgccgagtttccattggcacacaattccattggctccgtaccacggataaccaagcacacacccaacctcggttccgctgcgccggtctcccgagtatcctcacaatggttccgccgcgccaggttcccattggcacacaatagcattggctccgtaccgcggataaccaagccatacctcaccatggttccgctactccggattcccatgggaacgctcacatcctcacaatggttccgttttttccggatcccattggaacacacacaaaacacacaccacacaatgggctaccacgtccggccacattgcggtttccaaaacatttcaaaaatcgttcgtttaactcacccaacctcggttccgccgcgccggtctcccgagtatcctcacaatggttccgccgcgccgggttcccattggcacacaattgcattggctccgtaccgcggataaccaagcacacacccaaccttggttccgccgcgccgggttcccattggaacacacacacacctcacacaatgggcaaatccggccacattgcggattccaaaacttttcactcttttcaaatattttctttacacacgcacacaactcacataatgccaccccaagccggtcattatgtagtttcaaaatattttcttcctcggaaaacatttcctttcattaatcacaccctaggtgccatgtttctactttcttgattctcgtgtctcgttacatgcaagactccgtggtaggacaaGAATAAACACGAATCATTCTAActagatcatccaattctatactacttatcatgctaAATCATCACTTATAgtataacgccacatatacggacgcccttggagtgtatcacttatgcttattcaaagcacaacgccacatgtacggacgtctttggagtgaaatcacttatgctttatcacaccacaagtaacacaatcaattCACATATGCAACTCAAACTCttgaaagatcaaaatacgaatacttagattcacatggtaaataacctacgtattcatcgagtacctacattatacttaggaatagagataagaaacttctactttatacttgggatagTAGATTAGGATaactaccttacttcttggcggtagtaacggctacggaaggttagtcggctatcggacggagtaactttcTACGGTGgtttccggtagcttcgaaagagaaaggtttctctcgaaacttctacttgactaacactactctactttatggatcgaagggtggtcgagtggcggtttagtggcggcttaggttgagtttcttgaaaaactcaagaaaaactcaagaacaaaggaagaactaacaagaataaagaaagaacacaatttttctagagagagaagttgctaggtgaaggtgtgagtttaaaagcttggaatggggtcctatttataggaaaaatcttggctctctctcctctcttcatggccgccccccccccccccccccccccccccccctctctctcattcttcaatttttgacacttgtcaagcactcatggaagatcaaagtctaaaaccctaggcttgcatggctagattgtccttggatgggattatggaagatttattggaagatttggagacaatggtacaagatttagtcttgaacaaatcctagaagtacaaatggcAGTTAAGTTTGGCTAGGAGAAAAATTCACCAAgaatgaagaaagatcaaggaaggatcatggaaggtcaagaaagtacaatcccatcttcctctctctttcctcccctctctctctctctctctctctctctctctcgggtctctctctctctctctctctctctcggcattctctctctctctctctctctctctctctcaagtacacacacacacacacacacacacacacatatatatatatatatatatatgcaagaaagaataagaaagtactaAGGTACAAgtttaaagaaatccaatttaggcacatgttgatttaaATAATTAAACTAGTGTACAaagtactctaggaagatcaactccccaataatttaatccaattgggtacaaaacccccaatacaaaataataaaagagtacttaggaaaacttaggtCTTAAAAGGCTACTAaagctaataagtactttcaaaataaaatattggtacttcatcacatgggaaattagaaaaaatgactagtttaataagcccatgtacttggttgaaagaccaaactattacccaatggataataaataccctaacttttattatccaatggacaataataactaggaaactttttataataaaataatcaaaaagtactttaaagtaattataaaagtctattcaagtactttgttcaaatcattcattaaacctttttaatataaagaattagGTTTCTATTATcgaatggataatagttcccctaacttttattgtccaaaggacaaagaataaaaccaaattaataaaaggaaataaataagtaatttctagggttgaaaaggttgactagtcaaatcaactttattggaaggttccctagtcacatcggtactttatttggtcaaaagacttattacccaagggttactaacttccctaacggttattagtcaatggataatagtttcccttgcggttaataaccaatggacaaaagagtacaagtaccttttatttttaaaaataagattttaaaagactacatgtactttttaaaaaaaagtttattgtccaatggacaaaaattaccctaaccattatggaccaatgggtaaaggcaaaaggttcaaaatgtccaaaaggttcatcgagtaactaggtgagttggttgctcggttcctccaactagtcggttggaaactaactaaattggtcacatagggtttctagtcgagagttaaccaaaTAACTAAAATCCAACTACgaagaaaattaacaagaaatcatatagccattcaagagaaaaaataagtaattcaaacaaaattcaaatatttaacgaaatttttactgaccaaaattcaggggcgttacaaaataCATTaaatttatcatattcaataaatttattactttcgGGAATTGGTTGGTAAGGTAATTATAAATGTGGCATAGTAAATGGAAGGTAATGAATGGGAGGTTGGTTTAggaattatttgaaaataaggATGAGAACTTAATCATTCAAACCAACTAGAAGGATGGCGTAATTATGTTTATGGTTCAGGACCAATATTTAAGTTTTTCGTCttgataaaagaaaatataacgGGCATGGCATGCTTACCCAATTGCCGATACAACGAACAAGACTGAAGTCAAGTCCTGTAAAAGAGGACGATTCCATGCAACCACTAGGAATTGGGTGGTTGGCTATCCAAATGCAGGGATGTTGACTCCAAAAGTTCACATCGGGGGGTATCGGATCACCTATGCTAGTGGAGCAGTGTCCGGCTATCGTCAACTGTATCCATTCCAAATTTAATACCAATTCATGATCCACGACTGCTAATATATCAGCACCGTGCTATGCACACCCCCGTTCAGGGATCGAACATAGGAATATGCAAACATAGATGGTTGAATGAATTGTATTTCCTCAAACTTAAAAGGAGTGAACTGTGAAGGATTGGAACAAAGttatctgaatttttttaacaaaatacatAATGTCGAACAATAATTGTAGATACCTGGAAGTGCTAGATCTCGGAAGAAACAAGTTCTTTGATGAATTTCCGCATTGGTTGGGAAATTTACCAAACTTGCATGTCCTAATCTTGCAATCCAACAAATTTCATGGATCGATCGTGACTTCCACGACCAAATTTCCCTTCCCCATGTTGCGAGTTCTCGATATGGCGAACAATAATTTCACTGGTCCATTGCCCATAAAGtacttcaaaagtttcaaagcaATGATGAACGCGGATGAGCATTTTGATTTGGAGTACATGGGAACTCGTCGTTATTATGATTCTCTGACATTAGTAATCAAAGGATCGACcattgaaatgaaaaaaatccttaaagTTTTCACAGCCATTGATTTATCAAGGAACAAGTTTCAGGGTGAGATTTCTAGGATCATCGGTGGGCTAAATTCGATTCGAGGACTGAACTTATCACACAACAGCCTCACAGGTCATATACCAGAGTCGCTTGGTAATTTGACAAAGCTGGAATGGTTAGACCTCTCATCAAACAAGCTCACTGGGGAGATCCCTCGACAACTCACGAATTTAACCTTTATTAGAATGCTCAACCTTTCGCTGAATTGCCAAACGGGGCCTATACCTCGAGGCAAACAATTCAATACATTTTTGAATGATTCTTACATCTACAACTTGGCGTTATGCGGACCTCCATTGTGTAATACATGTGGCAATCCTAAGGCAACACAGCCACCACTGTCGACATTCGAAGAAGAAGATTCAGAGCCTGTGAGTGGATTTGGTTGGGAAGTCATATTGCCAGGGTATGGATTTGGACTGGTAGTTGGACTTGTCATGGGATATCTTATGTTCTCCTTCGGTAAACCTCAATGGCTTGTGAAGGTGGTTGAAGGTGTAGGAAACAGAAACGAAAAGAGGCTGAAAAGCAATGCTCGGAGACGTGGAGGCAGGAGAAATTAGCAAGATGCGAACGGTATTGTATGGTAACTGgtaagttattttatttttattaacgTTTATTGCATAGCATTGATGTCCTCAATTAGTTTCATGCATTCCACTAGTTCTGTATATCTGCTTgcttttgttttaaatttttctgTTTAAAGAATTCGAGTTTTGCAGATACGGTGGAAGAGGCATGAATCTCTTGCAAGTCTCAGATAACCATTTCTCTGAGGAAAAACTTTGATTGTAGGAGGTTGATCTGATGGGAGGTGGGAATAAAAAGAGCACAGCAAAGTGAGAAGCTTTGTTCTTCGGATGATTCAGTCCATAACTACTTTGctttctttacaaaatttcattgTTATGTATTACATAAACGTTTTTGTATCCCCTTCCAGTCTTggaaggaagaagagaaaatacaCATCTAAATAAATGGATTCAAATAATGAATGCCATTTATATCCAAATGGATCGAACATAGGCAAATGCTAACATAGATGCTATAGAAAGTCTGTTAGGAAATATTTTGGACCAAAAGTCTTTCATGCCCAAGTCAATTGGAAGAACCATCCAATGATCAAGCCATTTTAGCCTTGTTTGGCTTCAGGCTTAGAAACTGTAGTAGTTTTTCTTATTTCTGtaaatttgatataaaaacGCTGTATGGTATTGATTTGTAGGAATATCAGTcaagataaaaaattataacgGGCATGGTGTGAAACCGAATTGCTTGTACGACAAACAAGACTAAACTCAACTCTTCTAAAAGATGATGCTTCAAACCTTATGTCTCCCAAAATAACTTACTACCAAGGAGCCAAAGCATTTTCTAGAAACTTCCTGACTGAATCCGGAATATGAAGTCCTTGAAGGTGTTGTCTTCCTCTCAATACGAATTCCAGTGATCCATTCCTATGTCTAACAGGAACCTTACGCGATCACTTGGCTACAATTCGCAGACAATAAATTGCATGGTATATATGCTCCCATCATCATTGCCAAAACTGAGAAATCTGATTAGTTTTATTCTGAGCTTTTTATCACTAGGTACAGAAAATTGCAccttaattcccattaaggtACAACAGTCTTTCTAATTACCACCAAATCTAGGCATGTGCTGAGAACGTCAGAGAACAAATTACCACTATTGGGGGCAGTTTTCAAGATTTTCTGGGTTCAAGCTGAGTCAGGACCCAAGTTATTTTAGGTTCAGCAAGAAACAATCTTCAAGATTCACGGGTTTCAAGGAGACAGGACTCAAGATTCTATGGAATAAAGAAAAGACAAATCTCAAAATCTCTTGAtcatcagaaaagaaaaaaaaaaccactcttGTGTATCGCCCAAAAGCTCAGCTCAATCCAAGGGCAAGCACAGTTACGATCAAGCCGATTAAACTACATGCAGTTGGTAATGAATGGATACAGAGGAGTGATATTGCAAAATTAAAGCCCATGAAATCGATGTATTTTCTTCAAGATCAGCTTCGAAATCTGGGTTACAAGGATATTGAAGTTCGCCCAACGGGGGGTACTCATTAGTACTAACTTGTCCCTCAACGGCAAATATGAACGAAGCCCTTTATTCTACTGAAATGGCATGGCTAAAGGACTGGTTCTTGGATCTAAAGCAGTGGGATGAAGACGCGTCTCTACCTTGCAATCGTCTCATATGGCTGAACTGCTACGGTATTCTACTACATCTTTGGAATTCATCCACATTCAAAGCTATTGGTCAAATTTGGGGGAATGTCATTCAAATCAGTGATGATACACTTAAAGGCCTCTCTTATTCAGTTGGTAAGGTTCTAATTTCTTCGAGCAAGATGGAAACGATTAACTAAGTTATCACAGCTGAACATAAAGGGTAACCAATCCAAGTTTGGGTCATTGAGGAACAACTCATTGTTAACACAATTCTGCGTACAGATTGCACTTGTCAAGGATGTAGGGTTGCAGAGGAGATAGAAACAGGTGAAAAGGAAGAGGGTGCTGACTCAGCATTTGAACCTCATAACTTGAACAAGGTGGATTTGATTGATACGAACAGCGTGGCCCATTGCGCTGATGTGGAAAAATCTCAAAAAGAATTTGTTCAAGTTGAGAAGGATACCGATAGGAACAAAGTCGAGGAGCATGCAGATTCATCAAATGAGCTCTCTATGGTCAGGGAAACTGAGCCACCACTTGTCTTAAATGATACTGTATTGGGAAACAACAAGATCATCAAAGATATGGCACGTGAAGAACATTTGTGGGACTCAATATTACCATTGGGAAATGACACAGTGCAAGAGGGTAGTTCTACTGATACACCTGCTATGGACTCCCAAGGAACAGGTGCAATTACTCCTCTGATCCTAGGCCAAGAACTAGGGGCTGGGTTATTCAAAGCTTGTATTGGTCGCAAAAAGAGTATATCCTTGGCATGCTCTCCGTCCAAATCTTTATTGGATAGAGAAAATAGCTGGAGTATAGTACCATACAATAAACAGTCTGGGAAATTGTTCGGTGCAGCTCTCCATTATTCCTACATGTCCCTCTCTTATTCCTCAGAAACAGGTCAATCAAGTTGGTAATAGTAATGTTGAATCAGGAAAgaccaagaagaagaaaaacttagTGGAAATTCTAGGCCACCACTTTGCATCTCTCCCTGCTAAAAATCGTGgtggaaggaagaagaaaacaaaagcgTGGTTTTCAGGGCAGCTGCTGTTGCAATAGCTCTATCAGTATCGACTGAAGGCATCTCCAACAGGAACAGAATTCTCCTGAATGAATCCCAAGCAGTGTGGCAAGTGAATAAACTGCTTAAAATTGGTTATAAGGGATATGAGGATGAAGTGGTAAGCCTGATAATGGAAATGGAACAAGAGGATGATGAAAGGGCTGCTTTATTGGCAGCCAAAGCTAATGTTTAGTTCAAAATCTCTACTGAATATATTCTATTTAGATTGGACAGCATCATTGCTTCATTGGAG contains the following coding sequences:
- the LOC131327203 gene encoding receptor-like protein 9DC3, which translates into the protein MSNNNCRYLEVLDLGRNKFFDEFPHWLGNLPNLHVLILQSNKFHGSIVTSTTKFPFPMLRVLDMANNNFTGPLPIKYFKSFKAMMNADEHFDLEYMGTRRYYDSLTLVIKGSTIEMKKILKVFTAIDLSRNKFQGEISRIIGGLNSIRGLNLSHNSLTGHIPESLGNLTKLEWLDLSSNKLTGEIPRQLTNLTFIRMLNLSLNCQTGPIPRGKQFNTFLNDSYIYNLALCGPPLCNTCGNPKATQPPLSTFEEEDSEPVSGFGWEVILPGYGFGLVVGLVMGYLMFSFGKPQWLVKVVEGVGNRNEKRLKSNARRRGGRRN